The genome window TTTTGCACTTACCGCAAAACCTTCTTCCAAAAATCAAAACCAAAGACGAATTCTATATCCGGGATTTGATCGGTCTCCAAGCCGTGGATGAAACCGGAAACCTTCTCCATTGGAAACTCACCGAGGTTCAGGACAATCCGGCGCATCCGATTTTGATCTTTGCAAAACAGGATGGGGAAGAAGTTCTCATACCGTTCATCGGAGTTTTTGTCGGGAAAGTCGACGTCCAAGCAAAAACCGTCGTATTGATTCGACCGGAGGTTTGGAATGAAGTTTAACTTCATCACTCTTTTTCCCGAAAAGATACAATCCTATTTTTCGGAAGGTCTTCAACAAAAGGCGATCGAGTCGGGAGTATTCTCCGTGAATCTCGTACAGCTGCGAAACTTCTCCGGAAACAAACACAACCGCGTGGACGATACGATTTACGGCGGCGGTCCGGGAATGCTCCTGCGCGTGGAACCGATCCACAAAGCGCTTTTGTCCTTGGGAGAAGATAAGGGAACCGTTATTCTCACTTCTCCTTCCGGAGTTCCGTTTCACCAAGGCATTGCGACCAAGTTGAAAGAAGCTGGCAAACCCTTGACTTTCATTTCCGGTTATTACGAAGGCGTGGATCACCGTGTTGCAGAACATCTAGTTGACATGGAAATGTCCCTTGGAAATTATGTATTATCTGCCGGGGATTTGGCCAGCATTTGTATCGCGGATGCGGTGTCCAGACTTCTGCCGGGTTTTTTAGGGGCTGACGAAAGCCTTCTGGACGAGTCTCACAACCGTCCTGATGTTTTGGAATATCCCCAATACACAAAACCCTCGGAATACAATGGATGGAAAGTTCCTGACGTCCTGCTCAGCGGCAACCACGCACATATAGAAGCGTGGAGGGAACAAAATAGAAAGAAGATCGACCCCGATCAAGAGAGGAAATTATGAATCAACTTTTAAGAGAAGTATTAACTCCGGACGCTGAAAGAAAACAAAACTTCGCAGTAGGCGATACCGTTAAAGTACATTATAAAATCGTTGAGTCCGGAAAAGAAAGAATCCAGGTTTACGAAGGGGTAGTAATCTCCATCGCAAACGAAGCAAACGGAAAGTCTTTCACCGTTCGCAGAGTTTCCTACGATATCGGAGTGGAAAGAATTTTCCCTCTGTTTTCCCCAAGAATCGCAAAGATCGAACTGATCCGCAAAGGTAAAGTAAGAAGAGCGAAACTCTACTACCTCAGAAACCTCGCTGGTAAAGCGGCTCGTATCAAAGAACTCAAGGGCGGTAAAACTCTCGTGAGTGAAGATAGAAAAAGACAACAGCAGGAAGATTCCGCTGCGGCTGCAAAAGCGGCGGCTCCCGCAGAATAAACCGGTTTGCCGGAATTTCTATCCCGTTTTGAACCGGAAGAACTCCGGTTTTACTCAGAGTCGATTCCTTGTGGAATCGACGAAGCCGGAAGAGGTCCTTATGCGGGACCTCTTTCTGTTGCGCTGGTCTCCTTTTCCCAAGAAACTCTCACCTCGATTCTCGAAGGAAAGATTCTACAAGGATTGACCGA of Leptospira sanjuanensis contains these proteins:
- the rimM gene encoding ribosome maturation factor RimM (Essential for efficient processing of 16S rRNA), with protein sequence MTEEWISLGQLGKPFGIKGWLRFNVRESVLTEIKLPVVLKLSKPDPNFPVKEITLLEIKPHTGKFVVRFEGVSTPEEAEKWIGGLLHLPQNLLPKIKTKDEFYIRDLIGLQAVDETGNLLHWKLTEVQDNPAHPILIFAKQDGEEVLIPFIGVFVGKVDVQAKTVVLIRPEVWNEV
- the trmD gene encoding tRNA (guanosine(37)-N1)-methyltransferase TrmD, producing the protein MKFNFITLFPEKIQSYFSEGLQQKAIESGVFSVNLVQLRNFSGNKHNRVDDTIYGGGPGMLLRVEPIHKALLSLGEDKGTVILTSPSGVPFHQGIATKLKEAGKPLTFISGYYEGVDHRVAEHLVDMEMSLGNYVLSAGDLASICIADAVSRLLPGFLGADESLLDESHNRPDVLEYPQYTKPSEYNGWKVPDVLLSGNHAHIEAWREQNRKKIDPDQERKL
- the rplS gene encoding 50S ribosomal protein L19 yields the protein MNQLLREVLTPDAERKQNFAVGDTVKVHYKIVESGKERIQVYEGVVISIANEANGKSFTVRRVSYDIGVERIFPLFSPRIAKIELIRKGKVRRAKLYYLRNLAGKAARIKELKGGKTLVSEDRKRQQQEDSAAAAKAAAPAE